The following coding sequences are from one Devosia neptuniae window:
- a CDS encoding hemolysin family protein has protein sequence MNPILGVVLILVLIGISVVISLSEIAFAAAREVRIRALAEAGNSKALRFVALRAKSGQVITALQIATNAVSILAGTLGEDTLGPVFGAGLLALGVPVGAAGIAGSVLAFCLVTGMFVLFADLTPKRIAMLVPEDVALSVVWFPELAVRLLKPLVWLFGKMSDWLIGRLNLEPKVPADAVTAEDFRMILAGGAASGVLMKNEHRLIENVLALELRSVTSVMTIRDDIVYLDLSDPLEVQQEKVRRRPFSHYPICDGGIDAVIGCVRAEDVLATVMDRSEQVDFAKARRDVLSVPDTLNVWEVLAEFQAQSTGFALVVSEYALVVGVVTFKDLMGALMQGLANPFEEQAILKRDDLSWLVDGVAPFVDVTRTLGIKHLEAEASYETIGGFIVHRLRRAARKGDKVEAAGYVFEVVDADKMRLNQLLVTKVAGKKPSIQ, from the coding sequence ATGAATCCCATTCTTGGCGTTGTGTTGATCCTGGTGCTGATCGGGATCAGCGTGGTTATTTCGTTGTCCGAGATCGCTTTTGCGGCGGCGCGGGAAGTGCGCATCCGGGCGCTGGCCGAGGCGGGCAACAGCAAGGCGCTGCGGTTCGTGGCGCTACGGGCCAAATCGGGCCAGGTGATCACGGCGCTGCAGATTGCGACCAATGCGGTGTCGATCCTGGCGGGAACGCTGGGCGAAGACACGCTGGGGCCGGTATTTGGTGCGGGGCTCCTGGCGCTAGGCGTGCCGGTGGGCGCAGCTGGCATTGCCGGATCGGTGCTGGCATTTTGTCTCGTCACCGGCATGTTCGTGCTGTTTGCCGATCTGACGCCCAAGCGCATTGCCATGCTGGTGCCCGAGGATGTGGCGCTCTCGGTAGTGTGGTTTCCGGAGCTGGCGGTGCGGCTGCTCAAGCCTTTGGTGTGGCTCTTCGGCAAGATGTCGGATTGGCTGATCGGGCGGCTCAATCTCGAACCCAAAGTGCCGGCCGATGCAGTGACCGCCGAGGATTTCCGCATGATCCTGGCCGGTGGAGCGGCGTCTGGCGTGCTGATGAAGAATGAGCATCGGCTGATCGAGAATGTGCTGGCGCTCGAATTGCGCAGCGTCACCTCGGTCATGACCATTCGCGATGACATCGTTTATCTCGATCTCAGCGATCCGCTCGAAGTGCAGCAGGAAAAGGTCCGGCGGCGGCCGTTTTCCCATTACCCGATCTGCGATGGCGGCATCGACGCGGTGATCGGCTGCGTGCGGGCCGAGGATGTGCTGGCGACGGTCATGGACCGCTCCGAGCAGGTGGATTTCGCCAAGGCGCGGCGCGATGTGCTCTCGGTGCCCGATACGCTCAACGTGTGGGAAGTGCTGGCCGAATTCCAGGCGCAGAGCACCGGCTTTGCGCTGGTGGTCAGCGAATATGCTCTTGTGGTTGGCGTGGTGACGTTCAAGGATCTGATGGGCGCACTGATGCAGGGCCTGGCCAATCCGTTCGAAGAACAGGCGATCCTCAAGCGCGATGACCTCAGCTGGCTGGTGGATGGCGTGGCGCCCTTCGTGGACGTAACGCGCACCCTTGGCATCAAGCATCTGGAGGCCGAAGCGAGCTACGAGACTATTGGCGGCTTCATCGTCCACCGGCTGCGCCGCGCGGCGCGCAAGGGCGACAAGGTCGAGGCGGCGGGCTACGTGTTCGAGGTGGTGGATGCCGACAAGATGCGGCTCAACCAGTTATTGGTCACCAAGGTGGCGGGGAAGAAGCCTTCGATACAGTAG
- a CDS encoding magnesium transporter CorA family protein — MLRAYHNEAARLVQSTLPLDPAGIAGLVWLDLLQPTAEEDRLVEQLLGIDIPSQAEMEEIELSARLYSEDGAEFMTMTGLHKLDSDEPQKTPITFILKGETLVTVRYAEPKPFLAFTLRAQKSKSLACGSGEQVFLGLLEAMIDRTADALERVGNEIDQISRDVFGKKSSTAKQLQQDLRSIIERIGAKAELLTMVQESLVSISRLMAFHIAPNGDTTRAGRDARQLVKLIQRDAVSLGEHARTLSSKINFLLDATLGLINLEQNQIIKIFSVAAVVFLPPTLVASIYGMNYDIMPELKWEFGYPFAIGLMIMSAVLPYLYFKKRGWL, encoded by the coding sequence ATGCTGCGCGCATACCACAACGAAGCCGCACGGCTCGTGCAAAGCACCCTTCCGCTCGATCCCGCCGGTATTGCTGGCCTGGTCTGGCTCGATCTTTTGCAACCCACCGCCGAGGAAGATCGCCTCGTTGAGCAATTGCTGGGCATCGACATCCCCAGCCAGGCCGAGATGGAGGAAATCGAGCTTTCCGCCCGCCTCTATAGCGAGGATGGCGCCGAATTCATGACCATGACCGGGCTGCACAAGCTCGATAGCGACGAGCCGCAAAAGACCCCGATCACCTTCATCCTCAAGGGCGAGACGCTGGTCACCGTGCGCTATGCCGAGCCCAAGCCGTTCCTGGCCTTCACGCTGCGCGCGCAGAAATCCAAGAGCCTTGCCTGCGGCTCGGGCGAACAGGTGTTTCTGGGCCTGCTCGAGGCCATGATCGATCGCACTGCCGATGCGCTGGAACGCGTCGGCAACGAGATCGACCAGATCTCGCGCGACGTGTTCGGCAAGAAAAGCAGCACCGCCAAGCAGCTGCAGCAGGATCTGCGCTCCATCATCGAGCGGATCGGCGCCAAGGCCGAATTGCTCACCATGGTGCAGGAAAGCCTGGTCAGCATTTCGCGCCTCATGGCCTTCCACATTGCCCCCAATGGCGACACGACGCGAGCCGGACGCGACGCCCGCCAATTGGTCAAGCTGATCCAGCGCGATGCCGTTTCGCTGGGCGAACATGCGCGTACGCTCTCCAGCAAAATCAATTTCCTGCTCGACGCGACGCTGGGCCTGATCAACCTCGAGCAAAACCAGATCATCAAGATCTTCTCGGTGGCCGCCGTGGTCTTCCTGCCGCCGACCCTGGTCGCGTCCATCTATGGGATGAACTACGACATCATGCCCGAGCTGAAATGGGAATTCGGCTATCCCTTTGCGATTGGCCTGATGATCATGTCGGCGGTGCTGCCCTATCTGTACTTCAAGAAGCGCGGCTGGCTGTAA
- a CDS encoding glutathione S-transferase family protein, with translation MTITLYDFELSGNCYKLRLLMSVLKLRYDIVPVDFFPGRQHKADWFLKLNPFGQLPVLRDGELTLSDSGAILAYLAKKYDETGRWFPDDPAITTEVLRWHAVGDDITATASAARLALGFDYDFDIEKAQKSAHRIFRIMDEHLWFGERQDRDWLCAPDHPTTADIACFPYVMLSEEGGISRQDYPALRRWTDRVRRIPGFVVMSGIFPAGRALERA, from the coding sequence ATGACCATCACCCTTTACGACTTCGAACTCTCGGGCAATTGCTACAAGCTGCGCCTGCTGATGAGCGTGCTCAAGCTGCGCTATGACATCGTGCCGGTCGATTTCTTCCCCGGCCGCCAGCACAAGGCCGACTGGTTCCTGAAGCTCAATCCCTTCGGCCAGCTCCCCGTGCTTAGGGATGGCGAGCTGACCCTGTCGGATTCCGGCGCGATCCTCGCCTATCTCGCCAAAAAATATGACGAGACCGGCCGCTGGTTCCCCGACGATCCGGCCATCACTACCGAAGTGCTGCGCTGGCACGCCGTTGGCGACGACATCACGGCCACGGCCTCGGCCGCCCGCCTCGCCCTGGGTTTCGACTACGATTTCGACATCGAGAAAGCCCAGAAATCCGCCCACCGCATCTTCCGCATCATGGACGAACATCTCTGGTTCGGCGAACGCCAAGACCGCGACTGGCTCTGCGCGCCCGACCACCCCACCACGGCCGATATCGCCTGCTTCCCCTATGTGATGCTGAGCGAAGAAGGCGGCATTTCCCGCCAGGACTACCCGGCCCTGCGTCGCTGGACCGACCGCGTCCGCCGCATTCCGGGCTTCGTGGTCATGTCCGGGATATTCCCTGCCGGACGGGCGCTGGAGCGGGCTTAG
- a CDS encoding Rieske 2Fe-2S domain-containing protein — translation MTLSLSDPTWYPIASSEDLPFRHVYQGQLLGRELAVWRADDGNVNVWENRCLHRGVRLSIGINEGGELKCQYHGWRYANRSAGCTYIPAHPADAPARRIQNRTYPVREAYGLVWSAANDELPFAPFPGAETGDWFALRPMPVNAAPEDVLDALATPDAERLPGLSVRSGDTIWFVQPVEANRSVIRGLVAGQPDLAILRQHNEVLTRLRDRLERAAARKPAPEPLQPVFEKVSADLATMPEIAIPRGNTMPVVVKRKWQSADGVTGFELAARDGHLPTFQPGAHIDLHLPNGLIRQYSITNGPGELMSYIIGVKAESASKGGSQVLIDSVREGDVLAISEPRNNFPLRRDATRTVLIAGGIGITPLLSMARFLDKSSLPYELHYFVRTGEQAAFRDQLEALSGKVIIHQGLPRAEIATTIAITLGPWSRAQHVYVCGPSAMLESVRATAAEQGWPDEAIHFEYFKNDKIIDDSSSFEIELARSAVTLHVPSGRTILETMREAGLTVPSSCEQGACGTCLTAVMEGEVDHQDVYLNDSEKASNTCMMTCVSRAKSARLVLDI, via the coding sequence ATGACGCTCTCCCTGTCCGACCCCACCTGGTACCCCATCGCCTCGAGCGAAGATTTGCCGTTCCGCCACGTCTATCAAGGCCAGTTGCTTGGCCGCGAGCTAGCCGTATGGCGAGCAGACGATGGCAATGTGAATGTCTGGGAAAACCGGTGCCTGCATCGCGGCGTGCGCCTTTCCATCGGCATCAACGAGGGCGGCGAGCTCAAATGCCAGTATCACGGCTGGCGCTATGCTAACCGCTCCGCCGGCTGCACCTATATTCCAGCCCACCCCGCCGACGCCCCGGCCCGCCGCATTCAGAACCGCACCTATCCAGTGCGCGAAGCCTATGGCCTGGTCTGGTCCGCCGCCAATGACGAGCTGCCCTTCGCGCCCTTTCCCGGCGCCGAGACCGGCGACTGGTTTGCCCTGCGCCCCATGCCTGTCAATGCCGCGCCCGAAGACGTGCTCGACGCCCTTGCCACCCCAGATGCCGAACGCCTGCCCGGCCTCTCCGTCCGTTCCGGCGATACGATCTGGTTCGTCCAGCCGGTCGAGGCCAATCGCTCCGTCATCCGCGGCCTCGTCGCCGGCCAGCCCGATCTGGCCATCCTGCGCCAGCACAATGAGGTCCTGACCCGCCTGCGCGATCGCCTCGAACGTGCCGCCGCCCGCAAGCCGGCTCCCGAACCGTTGCAGCCGGTGTTTGAAAAGGTCTCGGCCGATCTGGCCACCATGCCCGAAATCGCCATTCCGCGCGGCAATACCATGCCGGTTGTGGTCAAGCGCAAATGGCAATCCGCCGATGGCGTCACCGGCTTCGAGCTGGCCGCGCGCGACGGCCACTTGCCCACCTTCCAGCCGGGCGCCCATATCGATCTGCATCTGCCCAATGGCCTGATTCGCCAATATTCCATCACCAATGGCCCCGGCGAACTGATGAGCTACATCATCGGCGTCAAGGCCGAGAGTGCCAGCAAGGGCGGCTCGCAAGTGCTTATCGACAGCGTGCGCGAAGGCGACGTCCTGGCCATTTCCGAGCCGCGCAACAATTTCCCGCTGCGCCGCGATGCCACCCGCACCGTGCTGATCGCCGGCGGCATCGGCATCACGCCGCTGCTCTCCATGGCCCGTTTCCTCGATAAGTCGAGCCTGCCCTATGAGCTGCATTATTTCGTCCGCACCGGCGAGCAAGCCGCCTTCCGCGACCAGCTCGAAGCGCTCAGCGGCAAGGTGATCATCCACCAGGGCCTGCCCCGCGCCGAGATCGCTACCACCATTGCCATCACGCTCGGCCCCTGGTCCCGCGCCCAGCATGTCTATGTCTGCGGCCCCTCCGCGATGCTCGAATCCGTCCGCGCCACGGCGGCGGAACAGGGCTGGCCCGATGAGGCCATCCATTTCGAATATTTCAAGAATGACAAGATCATCGACGACAGCTCGAGCTTTGAAATCGAGCTGGCCCGCTCGGCCGTGACGCTGCATGTTCCTTCGGGGCGCACCATTCTTGAAACCATGCGCGAGGCCGGCCTTACCGTCCCCTCTTCGTGCGAACAGGGCGCCTGCGGCACCTGCCTCACCGCGGTGATGGAGGGTGAGGTGGATCATCAGGACGTCTATCTCAACGACAGCGAGAAGGCTTCCAATACCTGCATGATGACCTGCGTCAGCCGGGCCAAGTCCGCGCGCCTCGTTCTGGATATCTGA
- a CDS encoding aromatic ring-hydroxylating dioxygenase subunit alpha encodes MPNIDSLTRDLWQVVAATNEITPGLVETTLLLDTRIAITRDRDGAPIVWRRGDEEQGDEIDPATITDRLPVITGYGYIWTSFGNPPAELFPIPEYAEPDRVNMSCGSIGIHVSAPRAVENFLDMGHFPYVHTDILGAEPHTEVKEYDVEVSEERDEVLATRCRFFQPRAALSATEGQEVEYVYRVPHPFCSVLYKSCPEDENRRDVIAIFLQPMTEERCRAHLLQSMIDSTSTITDLRRFQQTIFGQDKPILENQFPKRLPLDPRSETPIRADKSAIAYRRWLSQKGITYGVIPAAS; translated from the coding sequence ATGCCCAATATCGACTCCCTGACCCGCGACCTCTGGCAGGTCGTGGCCGCGACCAACGAGATCACTCCCGGCCTGGTCGAAACCACGCTGCTGCTCGATACCCGCATCGCCATCACCCGCGACCGCGACGGCGCCCCAATCGTCTGGCGCCGCGGTGATGAGGAACAGGGCGACGAGATCGATCCAGCGACCATCACCGACCGCCTGCCCGTCATCACCGGCTATGGCTATATCTGGACCAGTTTCGGCAATCCGCCAGCCGAACTCTTCCCCATTCCCGAATATGCCGAGCCCGACCGCGTCAATATGAGCTGCGGCTCTATCGGCATTCACGTTTCGGCCCCCCGCGCCGTCGAAAACTTCCTCGATATGGGCCATTTCCCCTATGTCCACACCGACATTCTGGGCGCCGAGCCGCATACCGAGGTCAAGGAATACGACGTCGAAGTCTCCGAGGAACGCGACGAGGTGCTGGCCACCCGCTGCCGCTTCTTCCAGCCCCGCGCGGCTTTATCGGCCACCGAAGGCCAGGAAGTCGAATATGTCTATCGCGTGCCGCACCCTTTCTGCTCGGTGCTCTACAAATCCTGCCCCGAGGACGAGAACCGCCGCGACGTCATCGCCATTTTCCTGCAACCGATGACCGAAGAGCGCTGCCGCGCGCATCTGCTGCAATCGATGATCGACTCCACCTCGACCATCACTGATCTCAGACGCTTCCAACAGACCATTTTCGGCCAGGACAAGCCCATCCTCGAAAACCAGTTCCCCAAGCGGCTCCCCCTCGATCCGCGCTCGGAAACCCCGATCCGCGCCGACAAATCCGCCATCGCCTACCGCCGCTGGCTCAGCCAGAAGGGCATCACCTACGGCGTGATCCCCGCCGCGAGCTGA
- a CDS encoding SDR family NAD(P)-dependent oxidoreductase, translating into MYQLLDPKSFVVFITGATSGFGAAAARRYVEAGGKVIATGRRGDRLKELRAELGAENCHIIELDVQDRKAIDAAIAALPAPFDKINIVLANAGLALGLQPAAEADVADWETMIATNITGLVYTVRALLPGMIARGGGHVVTLGSVAGDYPYPGGSVYGATKAFVKQFALNIRSDVQGKNIRVTNIEPGLTETEFSLVRFKGDEGKASKPYENTKAMNAEDIAETIVWSTLLPQHVNVNRLQVMATTQAFGNFDIYRG; encoded by the coding sequence ATGTATCAGCTGCTTGACCCCAAGAGCTTCGTCGTCTTCATCACCGGCGCCACCTCCGGCTTTGGCGCCGCAGCCGCGCGCCGCTATGTCGAGGCCGGCGGCAAGGTGATTGCGACCGGCCGCCGCGGCGACCGCCTCAAGGAATTGCGGGCCGAACTGGGCGCCGAAAACTGCCACATCATCGAACTCGATGTGCAGGATCGTAAAGCCATCGATGCTGCGATCGCGGCCCTGCCCGCGCCCTTCGACAAGATCAATATCGTGCTCGCCAATGCGGGGCTGGCGCTGGGCCTGCAACCCGCCGCCGAGGCCGATGTCGCCGATTGGGAAACCATGATCGCGACCAATATCACGGGCCTAGTCTATACCGTGCGCGCCCTGCTGCCCGGCATGATCGCCCGCGGCGGCGGCCATGTGGTTACGCTCGGTTCGGTGGCCGGCGATTACCCCTATCCGGGCGGTTCGGTCTATGGCGCCACCAAGGCCTTCGTGAAGCAATTCGCCCTCAATATCCGCTCGGATGTGCAGGGCAAGAATATCCGCGTCACCAATATCGAGCCGGGCCTGACCGAAACCGAATTCTCCCTGGTCCGCTTCAAGGGCGACGAGGGCAAGGCCTCCAAGCCCTACGAAAACACCAAGGCCATGAATGCCGAGGACATTGCCGAGACCATCGTCTGGTCGACGCTGCTGCCGCAGCATGTCAACGTCAACCGCCTGCAGGTGATGGCAACGACGCAGGCATTTGGGAATTTTGATATTTATCGGGGGTAG